In the Candidatus Binatia bacterium genome, one interval contains:
- a CDS encoding PaaI family thioesterase, which translates to MGDDRESSEAAGCFGCGSANSRGLGLVFRRGRGEESVEATTVLDDTFAGYDGLAHGGIVSTLLDEAMGWAILELAGRYAVTRSLSVDFRRPVRIDQQLRVHARIAGEETDGALRVEASIVDARERLLASAVGIWVPIRRSRVRRPKTAAAVS; encoded by the coding sequence GTGGGTGACGATCGCGAAAGCTCGGAAGCCGCCGGCTGCTTCGGCTGCGGCTCGGCCAACTCGCGCGGTCTCGGGCTCGTGTTCCGGCGCGGCCGCGGCGAGGAAAGCGTCGAGGCGACGACCGTGCTCGACGATACCTTCGCCGGCTACGACGGCCTCGCGCACGGCGGCATCGTCTCGACGCTTCTCGACGAAGCAATGGGGTGGGCGATCCTCGAGCTTGCTGGGCGCTACGCGGTGACGCGCTCGCTGAGCGTCGATTTCCGAAGGCCTGTCCGCATCGACCAGCAGCTGCGCGTGCATGCGCGCATCGCCGGTGAGGAGACCGACGGTGCACTTCGCGTCGAAGCCTCGATCGTCGATGCGCGCGAGCGCCTTCTGGCAAGCGCCGTCGGCATCTGGGTTCCCATCCGGCGCAGCCGCGTGCGCCGGCCGAAGACCGCCGCCGCCGTGTCATGA
- a CDS encoding HAD-IB family hydrolase: MLNRGILTREIEKGSAGPQIGAFFDLDRTLIAGFSASAFVREWLTSGRAAPAEIAAAASAAAAFQLGQKNFSAFVSESLAMVRGLTEKEWSDIGEKLFGASIAASIFPESRALVDAHRSRGHTLAVISSATRAQVTPVARELGIEHVFCTELEVKEGKLTGQVLRPACYGPGKADAATRFAGEREIDLSQSYFYTDSDEDLPLLLIVGKPRPINPSRRLQSIAAKRIWPVRSFSSRGLPSVTDLVRTSLSLGSMLPSFLLGLPAAILDRDYRQAVNLAATTWGELGTALAGVHVTVQGEEHLWSKRPAVFIFNHQSGIDPLLVCKLLRRDFVGISKQEIRNVPVLGQLFEMAGTIFVDRFNHVEAVKALEPAIEALGRGLSIAIAPEGTRSLGPRLGRFKKGAFRIAMAAGVPVVPIVIHNAVDALPKHAIVIRPATVAVTVLPPVPTSDWTAGDLDRRIEAIRDDYRKVLEHDAGALD; encoded by the coding sequence ATGTTGAACCGCGGCATCCTTACCCGGGAGATCGAGAAAGGCAGCGCCGGACCCCAGATCGGCGCCTTCTTCGATCTCGACCGGACCCTCATCGCCGGATTCTCGGCCTCCGCGTTCGTGCGCGAATGGCTGACCAGCGGCCGTGCCGCCCCGGCCGAGATCGCGGCCGCCGCGTCGGCGGCCGCGGCGTTCCAGCTCGGCCAGAAAAATTTCTCCGCGTTCGTCTCCGAGAGCCTCGCGATGGTCCGGGGCCTCACCGAAAAAGAATGGTCGGACATCGGCGAGAAGCTTTTCGGTGCGTCGATCGCCGCGAGCATTTTTCCGGAATCGCGCGCGCTGGTGGACGCGCACCGCTCCCGCGGCCACACGCTCGCGGTCATCTCGTCGGCCACGCGCGCGCAGGTCACGCCTGTCGCTCGCGAGCTCGGCATCGAGCACGTGTTCTGCACGGAGCTCGAAGTGAAGGAAGGAAAGCTCACGGGACAAGTGTTGCGACCCGCGTGCTACGGCCCGGGCAAGGCCGACGCGGCCACGCGATTTGCGGGCGAGCGCGAGATCGATCTTTCCCAGAGCTATTTCTACACCGACAGCGACGAAGACCTTCCTCTGCTGCTGATCGTCGGCAAGCCGCGGCCGATCAACCCGTCGCGGCGCCTGCAGTCGATTGCAGCAAAGCGAATCTGGCCCGTGCGAAGCTTCTCGAGCCGCGGCCTGCCGAGCGTGACCGACCTCGTGCGCACTTCGCTGTCGCTCGGCAGCATGCTGCCGTCGTTCCTGCTCGGGCTTCCGGCAGCGATCCTCGACCGCGACTACCGCCAGGCCGTCAATCTCGCGGCCACGACGTGGGGAGAGCTCGGCACCGCGCTGGCCGGCGTGCACGTGACGGTGCAGGGCGAAGAACACCTGTGGTCGAAACGGCCGGCCGTCTTCATCTTCAATCATCAGAGCGGAATCGACCCGCTGCTCGTCTGCAAGCTGCTGCGCAGGGATTTCGTCGGCATCAGCAAGCAGGAGATCCGCAACGTGCCGGTGCTCGGGCAGCTGTTCGAGATGGCCGGCACGATCTTCGTCGACCGTTTCAACCACGTCGAGGCGGTCAAGGCGCTGGAGCCGGCGATCGAGGCTCTCGGCCGCGGGCTTTCGATCGCAATTGCGCCCGAAGGCACTCGCAGTCTCGGCCCCCGGCTGGGTCGCTTCAAGAAAGGTGCGTTCCGCATCGCGATGGCGGCCGGCGTCCCGGTCGTTCCGATCGTGATCCACAACGCCGTCGATGCGCTGCCGAAACACGCCATCGTGATCCGTCCTGCCACCGTCGCGGTGACGGTGCTGCCGCCGGTGCCGACGAGCGACTGGACTGCCGGCGACCTCGACCGCAGAATCGAGGCGATCCGCGACGACTACCGGAAAGTGCTCGAACATGACGCCGGCGCGCTCGACTGA
- a CDS encoding AAA family ATPase, which produces METVRAGLSRDPFARDADLDDACLPNTLGSILSELQSGLRAPQGVSVLVGAPGSGKSMAASAFARRLSRTADTVLLEHPTSSASAVARDALKSLSGDASGADDKDWIGALREHVRGRARDGVASVIVVDDASRLSPQALEDLAALFDDDEPIRLYVFLFGRPRLLERMRAGGGRALGEHLLQICRIDPLALRESVRYLERRLAMCGGELATLFSDEAIDEIVIKSQGCLVRLETLAAESLRRSGARGQRRVAAEDVAMVHCHAVAEEEDEEIMAKNQQPLRFELAADIEEEERWSAGDEEEVGGWDHRDKIAVAAGDEDWQAHHEEDDEWEADDAEAEEEVLAAPARGLSWTRSAPAADALGVDLTRGEEAVFGRAGGATNPRRRRLIGRTVLSVAACGALVWAANRVPGAPSDAHHGRDAQLFAGALTSDPSQIMRLAKNAEAADADAHVALWRAQPPRPATVEVARVAQQPDQVAMPNPPSHPPLVAASSRADQVVGPFLPAPAAHDAPSHPRQAAEGGPTRAAARAESAITEVPVSRGTNPTKSTPAHVAAPVYTVQLGAFKTRRNAEDLATKIHGKPTHIVEEGGLFRVMSGSFANRQEAALHEATLKRAGYTTFVRTAAF; this is translated from the coding sequence ATGGAAACGGTTCGAGCGGGACTCTCCCGCGATCCTTTTGCGCGCGATGCCGATCTCGACGACGCGTGCCTGCCGAACACGCTGGGCTCGATTCTCTCGGAGCTGCAGTCCGGACTTCGCGCACCTCAAGGTGTCAGCGTGCTCGTCGGTGCGCCCGGCAGCGGCAAGTCGATGGCTGCCAGCGCCTTCGCGCGGCGCCTTTCACGGACGGCCGACACCGTTCTTCTCGAGCATCCGACTTCGTCTGCGTCGGCGGTCGCGCGCGATGCACTGAAATCGCTCAGCGGTGACGCTTCGGGCGCCGACGACAAGGACTGGATCGGTGCGCTGCGCGAGCACGTGCGCGGCCGCGCGCGCGACGGCGTTGCCTCGGTGATCGTCGTCGACGATGCGTCGCGACTGTCGCCGCAGGCACTCGAAGACCTCGCCGCGCTGTTCGACGACGACGAGCCGATTCGCCTGTACGTGTTCCTGTTCGGGCGTCCCCGCCTTCTCGAACGCATGCGGGCCGGAGGCGGTCGCGCGCTCGGCGAGCATCTCCTGCAGATCTGCCGCATCGATCCCCTCGCGCTTCGCGAGAGCGTCCGTTACCTCGAGCGAAGGCTGGCGATGTGCGGCGGCGAGCTGGCAACGCTGTTCAGCGACGAGGCGATCGACGAGATCGTGATCAAGTCGCAGGGGTGCCTGGTGCGGCTGGAGACGCTGGCGGCCGAGTCGCTGCGCAGGAGCGGAGCACGCGGCCAGCGCCGTGTCGCGGCCGAAGACGTCGCGATGGTCCATTGCCACGCGGTGGCGGAAGAGGAGGACGAGGAAATCATGGCAAAGAACCAGCAGCCGCTGCGCTTCGAGCTCGCGGCCGACATCGAAGAAGAAGAACGCTGGAGCGCCGGCGACGAAGAGGAGGTTGGGGGCTGGGACCACCGCGACAAGATCGCCGTCGCAGCAGGCGACGAAGACTGGCAGGCCCACCACGAAGAAGACGATGAATGGGAAGCGGACGACGCGGAGGCAGAAGAAGAAGTGCTCGCGGCGCCCGCACGCGGTCTGTCGTGGACCAGGAGTGCTCCTGCCGCGGACGCTCTCGGCGTCGATCTCACGCGCGGAGAGGAGGCAGTCTTCGGCCGCGCCGGCGGCGCAACCAATCCGCGGCGCCGCCGCCTGATCGGACGCACGGTGCTCAGCGTTGCCGCGTGCGGCGCTCTCGTCTGGGCCGCCAACCGCGTTCCGGGGGCGCCGAGTGACGCCCACCACGGCCGCGATGCCCAGCTCTTTGCCGGCGCGCTGACCAGCGATCCTTCCCAGATCATGCGCCTGGCGAAAAATGCCGAGGCGGCCGACGCCGATGCGCATGTCGCGCTCTGGAGGGCCCAGCCGCCGCGGCCGGCGACGGTCGAGGTGGCAAGGGTTGCGCAGCAGCCTGACCAGGTTGCGATGCCGAATCCGCCTTCGCACCCGCCGCTCGTTGCGGCCAGCTCGCGCGCCGATCAGGTCGTCGGTCCTTTCCTGCCGGCGCCGGCAGCCCACGACGCGCCTTCTCACCCGCGTCAAGCCGCGGAGGGCGGTCCGACGCGCGCCGCGGCCAGGGCCGAGAGTGCCATCACGGAGGTTCCGGTTTCGCGCGGAACCAACCCGACAAAGTCGACGCCGGCCCACGTCGCCGCGCCCGTCTACACGGTGCAGCTCGGTGCGTTCAAGACCCGCCGCAACGCCGAAGACCTCGCGACGAAAATCCACGGCAAGCCGACGCACATCGTCGAGGAAGGCGGGCTCTTCCGGGTGATGAGCGGATCGTTTGCCAACCGCCAGGAGGCCGCGCTGCACGAGGCTACGCTGAAGCGCGCCGGCTACACGACCTTCGTGCGTACCGCCGCATTCTGA
- a CDS encoding VOC family protein, translating to MSLQPARNFNHIAFPTADTAATCRFYTEVLGLKLVGAVRPDQAGTTREVHPHIHTFFGTGSGECIAFFEVPGFRPEPNKDGAPDFTRHVAFGVDSEKDMLDWQKTLRERGVEVSQVIDHDGLWKSIYFRDPNHLLLEITFQTRPLGEADAIKAAGMVEEWNRTHGGWAKV from the coding sequence ATGAGCCTTCAGCCCGCACGCAACTTCAATCACATCGCGTTCCCGACCGCTGACACCGCGGCGACCTGCCGCTTCTACACCGAGGTCCTCGGATTGAAGCTCGTCGGCGCGGTGCGGCCCGACCAGGCCGGCACCACGCGTGAAGTGCACCCGCACATTCACACGTTCTTCGGAACCGGCAGCGGCGAATGCATCGCGTTCTTCGAGGTCCCGGGTTTTCGTCCCGAGCCGAACAAGGACGGCGCACCGGATTTCACGCGGCACGTCGCCTTCGGCGTCGACTCGGAAAAGGACATGCTCGACTGGCAGAAGACGCTGCGCGAGCGCGGCGTCGAGGTGAGCCAGGTCATCGACCACGACGGCCTGTGGAAATCGATCTACTTCCGCGACCCGAACCACCTGCTGCTCGAGATCACGTTCCAGACCCGCCCTCTCGGTGAGGCCGATGCGATCAAGGCTGCCGGCATGGTCGAGGAATGGAACCGCACCCACGGCGGGTGGGCGAAGGTCTGA
- a CDS encoding glycerol-3-phosphate 1-O-acyltransferase, whose protein sequence is MTTSSTTIGEAAAPPAAAAEPAWPATGGRVVFLLDACSNFERKMLERWIARTRPEATPESSVEIVAIPPSRRRRSRRKTGELARLESAIAAGGDPLMAPLRVVWFSQFGEGLRHLSALDIVTMTDPRDPGPLRQRWTAARHPERARIVAGEPAHLSELREKWRESGGQDVTETTGLAEFVVRRATLALERSERRLRGARYKVPRLVAQDILSRPAFRGGIARLARELGKPEAKVTEDAARYLAEIAATHDPFVIDVVAWMIRLLYRRGYGENIHYDRERLERIYAIAQRYPVVFLPSHKSNLDHLVLQYALHENGHPPNHTAGGINMNFFPVGPLMRRAGVFFIRRTFKDNPTYKFVLHHYIDYLIEKRFTLEWYLEGGRSRSGKLLPPRLGLLAYVVDAWQRGKSEDVVLLPVSIAYDQIQDVGEYVAEQKGGGKEKESFSWFLKVVRRLSRRYGDIHIRFGEPVSLREFYGEQAAPAVGGDPEEGGLPLQKLAFELSVRINNATPITPISLVTLALLGVGDRAVTADETAAALANLITYVQRRNLPVTEEVNLRVPSEVQRVLDHLVENGVVSVFTEGPEAVYAIRPEEFLTAAYYRNTVIHFFVTGSIAEVAMVAAMEADGDRLEAFWNEALALRDLLKFEFFFSDRATFRDELRTEMALHEPAWEERIRAGGKEIEGLLLAIKPFNSHRVLRPFLEAYRVAGDQLARLPAGAKVEEARFVTGCLALGRQYQLQRRVTRAESVSKVLFQNTLRLAANRRLLEGSDGEELVARRREFSREIHRALRRVDAIDVLAAGRRTGLLGRGDTEAAP, encoded by the coding sequence GTGACGACGTCCTCCACCACGATCGGGGAAGCGGCCGCTCCGCCGGCTGCCGCCGCCGAGCCGGCCTGGCCGGCTACCGGCGGCCGCGTCGTCTTCCTGCTCGATGCCTGCAGCAATTTCGAGCGAAAGATGCTCGAGCGCTGGATCGCGCGCACCCGCCCGGAGGCAACGCCCGAATCGTCGGTCGAGATCGTTGCGATTCCTCCGTCGCGGCGGCGCCGCTCGCGACGGAAAACCGGAGAGCTGGCGCGCCTGGAGTCGGCGATCGCCGCCGGCGGCGATCCGCTGATGGCGCCGCTGCGCGTCGTGTGGTTCTCGCAGTTCGGTGAAGGCCTGCGCCACCTGAGCGCGCTCGACATCGTCACGATGACCGATCCGCGCGATCCCGGGCCCCTGCGCCAGCGCTGGACCGCGGCCCGGCACCCGGAACGCGCGAGGATCGTTGCCGGCGAGCCTGCGCATCTTTCGGAGCTGCGCGAGAAGTGGCGAGAGAGCGGAGGCCAGGACGTGACCGAAACGACGGGGCTGGCCGAGTTCGTCGTGCGCCGCGCGACGCTGGCGCTGGAGCGCAGCGAACGTCGCCTTCGCGGGGCGCGCTACAAGGTCCCGCGCCTGGTCGCCCAGGACATCCTGTCGCGGCCCGCGTTTCGCGGCGGCATCGCCCGCCTGGCCCGCGAGCTCGGAAAGCCCGAAGCGAAAGTCACCGAGGATGCCGCGCGCTACCTCGCGGAGATCGCCGCCACGCACGATCCGTTCGTCATCGACGTCGTCGCGTGGATGATCCGCCTTCTGTACCGGCGCGGCTACGGCGAGAACATCCACTACGACCGCGAGCGGCTCGAGCGCATCTACGCCATCGCGCAGCGCTACCCGGTGGTGTTCCTGCCGTCGCACAAGTCGAATCTCGACCATCTGGTGCTGCAGTACGCGCTGCACGAGAACGGCCATCCGCCCAACCACACGGCCGGCGGCATCAACATGAACTTCTTCCCGGTCGGCCCGCTGATGCGGCGCGCCGGGGTGTTCTTCATTCGCCGCACGTTCAAGGACAATCCGACCTACAAGTTCGTCCTGCACCACTACATCGACTACCTCATCGAGAAGCGTTTCACGCTCGAATGGTACCTCGAGGGCGGCCGGTCGCGCTCCGGCAAGCTGCTTCCGCCGCGCTTGGGTCTGCTGGCCTACGTCGTCGATGCGTGGCAACGCGGAAAGAGCGAGGACGTCGTGCTGCTGCCGGTGTCGATCGCCTACGACCAGATCCAGGACGTCGGCGAGTACGTGGCCGAGCAGAAGGGTGGAGGAAAGGAAAAAGAGAGCTTCTCGTGGTTCCTCAAGGTGGTCCGCCGCCTGAGTCGACGCTACGGCGACATCCACATCCGTTTCGGCGAGCCGGTCTCGCTTCGCGAATTCTACGGCGAGCAGGCGGCGCCCGCCGTGGGCGGCGATCCGGAAGAGGGCGGCCTGCCGCTGCAGAAGCTCGCGTTCGAGCTGAGCGTGCGCATCAACAACGCGACGCCGATCACGCCGATCTCCCTGGTCACGCTGGCGCTTCTCGGGGTCGGCGACCGCGCGGTGACGGCCGACGAGACGGCCGCGGCGCTGGCGAACCTGATCACCTACGTGCAGCGGCGAAATCTTCCGGTGACCGAGGAAGTCAACCTTCGCGTGCCGTCCGAAGTGCAGCGCGTGCTCGATCACCTCGTCGAGAACGGCGTCGTCTCGGTGTTCACCGAAGGGCCCGAGGCCGTCTACGCGATCCGGCCCGAGGAATTCCTGACGGCAGCGTACTACCGCAACACCGTCATCCATTTCTTCGTCACCGGCTCGATCGCCGAAGTCGCAATGGTCGCGGCGATGGAAGCCGACGGAGACCGTCTCGAGGCGTTCTGGAACGAAGCGCTCGCGCTGCGCGACCTGCTCAAGTTCGAGTTCTTCTTCTCGGACCGCGCGACGTTCCGCGACGAGCTGCGCACCGAGATGGCGCTGCACGAGCCGGCGTGGGAAGAGCGGATCCGCGCCGGAGGAAAGGAGATCGAGGGCTTGCTGCTGGCGATCAAGCCGTTCAACTCGCATCGCGTGCTGAGGCCGTTCCTCGAGGCGTACCGCGTTGCCGGCGACCAGCTCGCGCGGCTGCCCGCCGGCGCCAAAGTCGAGGAGGCCCGATTCGTCACCGGCTGCCTCGCGCTCGGGCGCCAGTACCAGCTCCAGCGCCGCGTGACGCGCGCCGAATCGGTCTCGAAAGTGCTGTTCCAGAACACGCTTCGCCTGGCGGCCAACCGGCGCCTGCTCGAAGGCAGCGACGGCGAGGAGCTGGTGGCACGCCGGCGCGAGTTCTCGCGCGAGATCCATCGTGCGCTCCGCCGCGTCGATGCCATCGACGTGCTTGCCGCCGGCCGGCGCACCGGCCTTCTCGGGCGCGGCGATACGGAAGCGGCTCCGTAA
- a CDS encoding wax ester/triacylglycerol synthase family O-acyltransferase, which yields MSGFAYEPLSASDNTFLELENGGAHMHIAATSVFDAGSLADASGGIDIERVRAYVESRLHLIPRYRQRLAYVPFGRLPVWVDDDHFNLAYHVRHTSLPRPGSMEQLKLLAARIQSQRIDRAKPLWEFWVVEGLEDGTRFAVVQKTHHCMIDGISGVDLMAVLLSPFASQSFDPGPSFVPRPAPTAPALVLAEAWRSVSEPVGALMSLGSRLGDPAALARDVVEGVEGIAETLSSTARQASGTPWNREIGPHRRFDWLRLDLAEIKAVKNVLGGTVNDVVLATVAGAVRRFLLQRGVDPDELSIRANVPVSVRHADERGSLGNRIALWMTDLPVDEADPVSRLERVRITTHRLKESKQALGAQVLASVSDMTTWRLLANAARLSMRSRPFNLVVTNVPGPQLELFLLDATLREIYPMVNLLRNQGLGVALFSYAGVLHWGVLADWDLVPDLDVFVDALRRSFEELRAAALGSAASAAAPS from the coding sequence ATGAGCGGTTTTGCCTACGAGCCCCTGTCCGCGTCCGACAACACGTTCCTCGAGCTCGAGAACGGGGGCGCGCACATGCACATCGCCGCCACCTCCGTGTTCGACGCGGGATCGCTGGCCGATGCGTCCGGTGGCATCGACATCGAGCGCGTGCGTGCGTACGTCGAATCGCGGCTGCACCTGATTCCGCGCTACCGCCAGCGCCTGGCTTACGTTCCGTTCGGGCGCCTGCCGGTGTGGGTCGACGACGACCACTTCAACCTGGCTTACCACGTGCGGCACACGAGCCTTCCGCGGCCGGGCTCGATGGAACAGCTCAAGCTGCTGGCCGCACGGATCCAGTCGCAGCGAATCGACCGGGCCAAGCCGCTGTGGGAGTTCTGGGTCGTCGAGGGCCTCGAAGACGGCACTCGCTTCGCGGTAGTCCAGAAAACCCATCACTGCATGATCGACGGCATCTCCGGCGTCGACCTGATGGCCGTGCTGCTGAGCCCGTTTGCGTCGCAGAGTTTCGACCCGGGCCCGAGTTTCGTGCCGCGTCCGGCGCCGACCGCTCCTGCGCTGGTGCTGGCGGAGGCCTGGCGCAGCGTCAGCGAGCCGGTAGGAGCGCTGATGTCGCTCGGCTCCAGGCTCGGCGACCCTGCGGCCCTGGCCCGCGACGTCGTCGAGGGAGTCGAAGGCATCGCCGAAACGCTTTCGTCCACGGCCCGGCAGGCTTCGGGAACTCCGTGGAACCGCGAGATCGGCCCCCATCGCCGCTTCGACTGGCTGCGCCTGGATCTTGCCGAGATCAAGGCAGTCAAGAACGTGCTCGGCGGCACCGTCAACGACGTCGTGCTCGCGACCGTGGCCGGCGCCGTGCGCCGCTTCCTCCTTCAACGCGGAGTGGATCCCGACGAGCTCAGCATCCGCGCGAACGTTCCGGTGAGCGTGCGGCACGCCGACGAGCGCGGCAGCCTCGGAAACCGCATCGCGCTGTGGATGACGGACCTTCCGGTGGACGAGGCCGATCCGGTTTCGCGACTGGAGCGCGTGCGCATCACGACGCACCGGCTCAAGGAGTCCAAGCAGGCGCTCGGCGCTCAGGTGCTCGCGAGCGTCAGCGACATGACGACGTGGAGGCTTCTGGCCAACGCGGCGCGGCTTTCGATGCGCTCGCGACCTTTCAATCTCGTCGTGACGAACGTGCCGGGTCCGCAGCTCGAGCTGTTCCTGCTCGACGCGACGCTGCGCGAGATCTATCCGATGGTGAACCTGCTGAGGAACCAGGGGCTCGGTGTCGCGTTGTTCAGCTACGCCGGCGTGCTGCACTGGGGAGTGCTGGCCGACTGGGACCTCGTGCCGGATCTCGACGTGTTCGTCGATGCGCTGCGCCGCTCTTTCGAAGAGCTGCGCGCTGCAGCGCTGGGATCCGCGGCGAGCGCCGCGGCGCCGTCGTAA
- a CDS encoding Rieske 2Fe-2S domain-containing protein, producing the protein MNTSTRYPMTPYPNGWFQVAYSDELETGKAEPLHYFGRDYVLYRGEDGAARVFDAFCPHLGAHLGYGGKVDGNNIQCPFHGWHYDGSGKCFEIPYGKRIPPSAKLRAHPVAEKNGLVMLWHHAGGKAPDWEVPVVPQYGLDGWTPYVKRRWKIRTHNQDMAENSVDQAHFRYVHGTLTVPQSQATTDGPCLHVLSQMKMGTPAGEIDGSIESKSWGFGFGQVTFRGIVETSLVTSVTPIDGEYVDVRFSFSVKSLGDERTTRGVGKALIADIDKQMREDIPIWENKAFLERPVLCDGDGPIGVFRTWCHQFYSEATPAAA; encoded by the coding sequence ATGAACACGTCCACCCGCTACCCGATGACGCCCTATCCGAACGGCTGGTTCCAGGTGGCCTACAGCGACGAGCTGGAAACCGGCAAGGCCGAGCCCCTGCACTACTTCGGGCGCGATTACGTGCTGTACCGCGGCGAAGACGGTGCGGCGCGCGTGTTCGACGCGTTCTGTCCTCACCTCGGTGCCCACCTCGGCTACGGCGGCAAGGTCGACGGCAACAACATCCAGTGCCCGTTCCACGGCTGGCATTACGACGGCAGCGGAAAGTGTTTCGAGATACCGTACGGAAAGCGCATTCCGCCGTCCGCAAAGCTTCGCGCGCACCCCGTCGCCGAGAAGAACGGGCTGGTGATGCTGTGGCATCACGCCGGCGGAAAAGCTCCCGACTGGGAAGTTCCCGTCGTGCCGCAGTACGGCCTCGACGGCTGGACCCCGTACGTCAAGCGTCGCTGGAAGATCCGCACGCACAACCAGGACATGGCCGAGAACTCGGTGGACCAGGCCCACTTCCGTTACGTCCACGGCACCCTGACGGTTCCGCAGAGCCAGGCGACGACCGACGGTCCGTGCCTGCACGTGCTGTCGCAGATGAAGATGGGCACGCCGGCAGGCGAGATCGACGGCAGCATCGAGTCGAAGTCCTGGGGCTTCGGTTTCGGGCAGGTGACGTTCCGCGGCATCGTCGAGACGTCGCTCGTCACGTCGGTGACGCCGATCGACGGAGAGTACGTCGACGTGCGCTTTTCGTTCAGCGTCAAGAGCCTCGGCGACGAAAGGACGACGCGCGGGGTCGGCAAGGCGCTGATCGCCGACATCGACAAGCAGATGCGCGAAGACATCCCGATCTGGGAGAACAAGGCGTTCCTGGAAAGGCCGGTGCTGTGCGACGGCGACGGCCCGATCGGCGTCTTCCGCACCTGGTGCCATCAGTTCTACAGCGAGGCGACCCCAGCCGCCGCGTAA
- a CDS encoding helix-turn-helix domain-containing protein, translated as MNPRARRIVDTAIDLAEKGGFEAVRLRDVAAEADVALGTLYRYFRSKEDMLIAALTSEVEGLEARIQARPMVGDTPLARVDAFFRVATKGLMRRPRLARAILRAAASGDHELAEKVAAFHSRMSAMILAAMHAEPVAVPAGNGAHPPRLAASEDELSVAILLQHMWFSCLIGWAGGLMSQNEVIERMGTATSLLTRAAQSNGAR; from the coding sequence GTGAACCCGAGGGCGCGGCGCATCGTCGACACCGCGATCGACCTTGCCGAAAAAGGCGGTTTCGAAGCCGTGCGCCTCCGCGACGTGGCTGCCGAGGCCGACGTCGCGCTCGGCACCCTCTATCGCTACTTCCGCAGCAAGGAAGACATGCTGATCGCCGCGCTCACCTCCGAAGTCGAAGGCCTCGAGGCGCGCATCCAGGCCAGGCCGATGGTCGGAGACACACCTCTGGCGCGCGTCGACGCGTTCTTTCGCGTCGCGACCAAGGGGCTGATGCGGCGCCCCCGCCTCGCTCGCGCGATCCTTCGCGCAGCGGCCTCCGGCGACCACGAACTCGCGGAAAAAGTGGCCGCGTTCCATTCGCGCATGAGCGCGATGATCCTGGCGGCTATGCATGCCGAGCCCGTCGCCGTGCCCGCGGGCAACGGCGCACATCCGCCACGTCTTGCCGCAAGCGAAGACGAGCTGTCCGTGGCGATCCTGCTGCAGCACATGTGGTTCTCGTGCCTGATCGGCTGGGCCGGCGGGCTGATGAGCCAGAACGAAGTGATCGAACGAATGGGCACGGCCACCTCCTTGTTGACGCGCGCTGCGCAAAGCAACGGAGCCCGCTGA